One Temnothorax longispinosus isolate EJ_2023e chromosome 8, Tlon_JGU_v1, whole genome shotgun sequence genomic region harbors:
- the LOC139818295 gene encoding uncharacterized protein, protein MFGTKVFVLDKDPTKDKFAPRSAEGVLIGYPRESKGYRVWMPEEQKAIVARDVKFLEAAPEGVADEHEVNELLRVEKPSGGDVAPDLPGPAPQQRQGALGSPLSPPTPDRPAPPFVTGSARRARGRPRIIRTGGRGRPRKEYQTFTDSEPDHIDVPVEIINDELDDDVFLDATLPQEPLQEMFAGIAEVSLREAMSSKEREEWKDAILSEVESLVKNDTWDVIKKPGLPGGSDKQGFSQRFGIEYHRTFAPVAQLESIRLLLALAAELNLSIWQFDVVTAYLNGNLEDVIMDVPDILLETLERLVLEKSITPEMKIRAETMIRILRSGGDACRLKKALYGLRQAGRQWHIRLK, encoded by the exons ATGTTCGGGACGAAAGTGTTCGTTCTCGACAAGGACCCAACGAAGGACAAGTTCGCGCCTAGGTCAGCCGAAGGGGTGCTCATTGGCTACCCACGAGAGTCCAAGGGATACCGCGTGTGGATGCCTGAGGAGCAAAAGGCTATCGTCGCAAGAGATGTTAAGTTCCTTGAAGCGGCGCCCGAAGGTGTGGCCGATGAACATGAAGTTAATGAGTTATTGAGGGTCGAAAAGCCCTCAGGCGGGGATGTCGCTCCGGATCTGCCTGGACCGGCACCTCAGCAGCGACAAGGTGCTCTCGGTTCGCCATTGTCTCCACCCACTCCAGATCGACCCGCACCGCCGTTTGTCACAGGAAGCGCCCGGCGAGCGCGTGGGCGGCCTAGGATAATACGTACCGGTGGAAGGGGGCGCCCTCGTAAAGAATATCAGACATTTACAGATAGCGAACCGGATCATATTGATGTACCGGTGGAAATAATCAACGACGAGCTGGACGATGACGTCTTCCTCGATGCGACCCTGCCGCAGGAGCCTCTACAGGAGATGTTTGCCGGCATCGCTGAGGTGTCTTTACGCGAGGCAATGTCCAGTAAGGAACGTGAGGAATGGAAGGATGCCATATTGTCCGAGGTGGAAAGTCTGGTGAAAAATGATACTTGGGACGTCATTAAAAAACCTGGGCTGCCGGGTGGTTCTGACAAACAA GGGTTTAGCCAGAGGTTCGGCATTGAATACCACCGCACGTTTGCACCTGTGGCTCAACTTGAGTCAATTAGACTGCTGCTAGCCCTAGCAGCCGAGCTTAATCTATCCATCTGGCAGTTTGATGTTGTCACAGCCTATCTGAACGGAAACCTTGAGGATGTTATCATGGATGTTCCGGATATACTGCTGGAGACGCTCGAGCGGTTGGTCCTCGAGAAGAGCATCACTCCTGAGATGAAGATTCGAGCCGAGACGATGATAAGGATCCTAAGATCGGGCGGAGATGCCTGTCGATTGAAGAAGGCCCTATATGGTCTACGCCAAGCCGGTCGACAGTGGCACATTCGTCTGAAGTAA